The Sorangiineae bacterium MSr11367 genome window below encodes:
- a CDS encoding LysR family transcriptional regulator, translated as MANVSLAGVDLNLLVALDALLSERSVTRAAQRMGLSQPAMSNALARLRDLLEDPVLVRTGHGMEPTARALDLAAPVHRLLMDARQVLAQTQAFDPATTRHRFRIESTADFELSLLPDLAPRVATIAPNVELLVTRASRDTEEELRTGRIDLFVGLWSKIPSHLHSYLLRHDGFACIARRGHPRTRRRLTLRAFGELAHVVVTPDAWPGGIADTVHADRGLGQHVLVRTPDYLVAAKIVARSNAIATLPRGIAHALAELLPLDVFRAPLDVADVSISMVWHPRTHQQDGHRWLRSLIMDACAASEW; from the coding sequence ATGGCCAATGTCAGCCTCGCCGGCGTGGACCTGAACCTGCTCGTGGCCCTGGACGCGCTTCTGTCCGAGCGAAGCGTGACGCGTGCCGCACAGCGGATGGGCCTCAGCCAACCCGCGATGAGCAACGCGCTCGCGCGCCTTCGCGATCTCCTCGAGGATCCCGTGCTTGTCCGGACCGGCCACGGAATGGAGCCCACCGCACGCGCCCTGGACCTGGCCGCGCCCGTGCATCGTCTCCTGATGGACGCGCGCCAAGTGCTCGCGCAGACGCAGGCGTTCGACCCGGCGACCACCCGCCACCGATTTCGCATCGAGAGCACCGCCGATTTCGAGCTCTCGCTCCTGCCCGACCTCGCGCCCCGCGTGGCGACGATCGCGCCAAACGTCGAGCTGCTGGTCACGCGTGCGAGCCGTGACACGGAAGAGGAGCTTCGCACCGGTCGCATTGACCTGTTCGTCGGTCTCTGGTCGAAGATTCCGTCCCACCTCCACTCGTATCTCCTGCGGCACGACGGCTTTGCCTGCATTGCGCGTCGCGGTCATCCAAGAACGCGGCGCCGACTGACCTTGCGCGCATTCGGCGAGCTGGCTCACGTGGTGGTCACGCCGGACGCGTGGCCGGGCGGCATCGCGGATACGGTGCACGCCGACCGCGGCCTCGGGCAGCACGTGCTAGTTCGAACACCGGATTACCTCGTTGCGGCGAAGATCGTGGCCCGCTCGAACGCCATCGCGACCCTTCCGCGCGGCATCGCCCACGCGCTCGCCGAGCTCTTGCCGCTCGACGTCTTCCGCGCGCCGCTCGACGTTGCCGACGTGTCCATCTCGATGGTCTGGCACCCGCGCACGCACCAGCAAGACGGACACCGATGGTTGCGCAGCCTCATCATGGATGCATGCGCCGCCAGCGAATGGTGA
- a CDS encoding glutathione S-transferase family protein yields MDFYTNPLSPNCRKVDAVAKQLGIDLNVKLVDIRKGENREPGFLAINPNGKIPALVDGDLTLWESNAIQCYLASKKDNDLWPKSNLRYEIMKWQAWELAHFGAAGRVLIFQRIVKQLLNIGASDEVRCAEEEANLKRHAAVLDNALKGKRFVCGDQLTLADFCLGSTLTFAEHARFPIGEFTNVRRWMASLDEQPGWRGSKPPPM; encoded by the coding sequence ATGGACTTCTACACGAACCCCCTGTCTCCAAACTGTCGCAAGGTCGACGCCGTGGCCAAACAGCTCGGGATCGACCTCAATGTGAAACTGGTCGACATCCGCAAGGGTGAAAACCGCGAGCCTGGCTTTCTGGCGATCAACCCGAACGGGAAAATTCCTGCGCTCGTCGACGGAGATCTAACGCTCTGGGAGAGCAATGCCATCCAGTGCTACCTCGCCAGCAAGAAGGACAACGATCTCTGGCCCAAGTCGAATCTGCGCTACGAGATCATGAAGTGGCAGGCCTGGGAGCTTGCGCACTTCGGCGCGGCCGGGCGGGTGCTCATCTTTCAGCGCATCGTCAAACAGCTCCTCAACATCGGCGCCTCGGACGAGGTTCGCTGCGCCGAAGAGGAGGCCAACCTGAAACGCCACGCCGCGGTGCTGGACAACGCGCTCAAAGGCAAGCGCTTCGTCTGCGGCGACCAGCTGACCCTCGCCGACTTCTGCCTCGGCTCGACCCTCACCTTCGCCGAACACGCGCGGTTCCCCATCGGGGAGTTCACCAACGTTCGCCGATGGATGGCCTCCCTCGACGAACAACCGGGCTGGCGCGGGAGCAAACCCCCGCCGATGTGA
- a CDS encoding SDR family oxidoreductase — MKIVVIGGTGLIGSKLVRNLTAAGHEALAASPNTGVNTVTGVGVREALAGASVLVDVSNSPSFEDAAVLDFFSKATRNLVSAAAATGIKHYVALSVVGSERMPDSGYLRAKVAQELLIKASSIPYTIVRATQFFEFVKAIADSATVDGKVRLPKALIQPLSSDNVAYALTEATLDKPANGIIEIAGPETFPMVELIRQGLSASKDPRPVISDDDARYYGALLSERSLLPGGAAHLGTTRYADWLRQSTL, encoded by the coding sequence ATGAAAATCGTAGTCATTGGCGGTACGGGGCTCATCGGCTCGAAGCTCGTACGTAACCTCACCGCGGCGGGGCACGAGGCGCTTGCCGCGTCGCCCAATACAGGGGTCAACACGGTCACCGGCGTGGGCGTGCGGGAGGCTCTTGCGGGCGCGTCGGTTCTCGTCGACGTTTCCAATTCGCCGTCCTTCGAGGACGCCGCGGTTCTGGACTTCTTCTCCAAGGCGACGCGAAACCTGGTCAGTGCAGCGGCGGCCACGGGCATCAAGCACTACGTGGCCTTGTCGGTGGTCGGCTCCGAACGCATGCCGGACAGCGGCTATCTCCGCGCGAAGGTCGCCCAGGAGCTGCTCATCAAAGCCAGCTCCATCCCGTACACGATCGTCCGGGCCACCCAATTCTTCGAATTCGTGAAGGCCATTGCGGACTCCGCAACGGTAGATGGCAAAGTTCGTTTGCCGAAGGCCCTCATTCAGCCCCTCTCGTCCGACAACGTCGCCTACGCGCTGACCGAAGCCACGCTCGATAAGCCCGCGAACGGCATCATCGAGATAGCCGGCCCCGAGACATTCCCCATGGTCGAACTCATTCGCCAAGGTTTGAGCGCGTCCAAGGATCCGCGCCCGGTGATTTCGGACGACGACGCGCGCTATTACGGCGCCCTTCTCAGCGAGCGCTCGCTCTTGCCCGGAGGCGCGGCGCACCTGGGGACCACCCGTTACGCAGACTGGCTTCGACAATCGACGCTTTAG
- a CDS encoding MarR family transcriptional regulator codes for MRSGLGTMLRRLVALLDGDVERVYGNAGLDFRARYYPVFQALSREEACTIRAIALQSGLTHSALSQTITEMRKAGLVTVTPGEDARERNVELSPKGKLVMAELQPYWEAIAAAADALDAELDGSLFRALEGAADALEQRSFYDRIEAERAARIAKRTRKKKET; via the coding sequence ATGCGATCTGGACTCGGAACGATGCTGCGACGGCTCGTGGCGCTACTCGATGGAGACGTGGAGCGCGTTTATGGGAATGCGGGGCTCGATTTCCGAGCCCGTTACTATCCCGTGTTTCAGGCGCTCTCGCGCGAGGAGGCGTGCACGATTCGCGCGATCGCGCTGCAATCGGGGCTGACGCATTCGGCGTTGAGTCAGACCATCACCGAGATGCGCAAGGCGGGGCTGGTGACGGTGACGCCGGGAGAAGATGCGCGGGAGCGAAATGTCGAATTGAGCCCGAAGGGAAAACTGGTGATGGCCGAGCTCCAGCCTTATTGGGAGGCCATCGCGGCCGCGGCCGATGCGCTGGATGCGGAGCTCGATGGTTCGTTGTTTCGCGCCCTGGAAGGAGCGGCGGACGCGCTCGAGCAGCGTTCCTTCTACGACCGCATCGAGGCCGAGCGCGCGGCCAGGATCGCGAAGCGCACGAGGAAGAAGAAGGAGACCTGA
- a CDS encoding cupin domain-containing protein — MIKRVLFAMALAVALIPDAPAGAAEGKDKVTLVFDHVLPNVPGKSMKSFLVEYPPGGSSPGHSHASSAFIYATVLQGAIRSQVNNGPVKTYRAGESFAEMPGDHHGVSENASATEPARLLAVFVVDTAEKNLTTNDKK; from the coding sequence GTGATCAAAAGAGTTCTCTTCGCGATGGCCCTCGCCGTCGCGCTCATTCCCGATGCACCGGCCGGTGCCGCCGAAGGCAAAGACAAAGTAACCTTGGTCTTCGACCACGTGCTTCCCAACGTCCCTGGCAAAAGCATGAAGAGCTTTCTCGTCGAGTACCCGCCGGGCGGCTCTTCCCCCGGGCACTCGCACGCCAGCTCCGCGTTCATCTACGCAACGGTGTTGCAGGGCGCGATTCGAAGCCAGGTCAATAACGGTCCGGTGAAGACCTACCGTGCCGGCGAAAGCTTCGCGGAAATGCCGGGCGATCACCATGGCGTCAGCGAAAACGCGAGCGCGACCGAGCCCGCGCGCTTGCTGGCCGTGTTCGTCGTGGACACCGCCGAGAAGAATTTGACGACGAACGACAAGAAGTAG
- a CDS encoding sigma-70 family RNA polymerase sigma factor, whose protein sequence is MHADPDGTAANLDEAASIFAGVRRRLFGLAYRMLGSKAEAEDVVQEVWLRWQTYDDRGSVLDPAAFLVTTAVRLAINAVQSARARRETYIGPWLPEPVDTRADPELGAVRGEALELAVLFLLEKLSATERAAYVLREAFDYAYAQIADILEINEANARQLVTRARTHLASERRTPASPSEQRRFLDAFIRAAQAGDRSALEALFVADVANYSDGGGVLGVARVPVVGRARVAKFIASFAHKFWIGVSFTWTEANGRPSILLSRDGLVFGLVTVEASEQGIEQLMWVMNPVKLEDVGSALVSPNADPA, encoded by the coding sequence ATGCACGCGGATCCCGATGGCACGGCGGCCAATCTCGATGAGGCGGCTTCCATCTTTGCCGGGGTCCGGCGTCGGCTGTTCGGGCTCGCCTACCGCATGTTGGGCAGCAAGGCCGAAGCCGAAGATGTCGTGCAGGAGGTCTGGCTCCGATGGCAGACGTACGACGATCGCGGCTCCGTGCTCGATCCCGCGGCGTTTCTCGTGACCACGGCCGTGCGATTGGCCATCAACGCCGTGCAGTCGGCGCGCGCCCGGCGTGAAACGTATATTGGCCCATGGCTTCCCGAGCCCGTGGATACGCGTGCGGATCCCGAGCTGGGCGCGGTGCGCGGGGAAGCGTTGGAGCTTGCGGTGTTGTTTCTGCTGGAGAAGCTCTCGGCCACGGAACGTGCCGCGTACGTGCTGCGGGAAGCGTTCGACTACGCGTACGCACAGATTGCCGACATTCTCGAAATCAACGAAGCCAACGCGCGCCAACTCGTCACCCGTGCGCGAACCCATTTGGCCTCGGAGCGGCGCACGCCGGCGAGCCCGTCCGAGCAACGACGCTTCTTGGACGCGTTCATCCGGGCGGCCCAAGCCGGGGACCGCTCGGCCTTGGAAGCGCTCTTCGTGGCCGACGTCGCGAACTACTCCGACGGCGGAGGCGTGCTGGGGGTTGCCCGCGTTCCCGTGGTGGGCCGAGCACGTGTTGCGAAGTTCATCGCGTCCTTCGCGCACAAGTTCTGGATCGGCGTCTCGTTCACGTGGACCGAGGCGAACGGTAGGCCCTCGATTCTGCTCTCGCGCGACGGCCTTGTCTTCGGGCTCGTGACGGTCGAGGCCTCGGAGCAGGGAATCGAGCAGCTGATGTGGGTGATGAACCCGGTGAAGCTCGAGGATGTGGGATCGGCCTTGGTTTCTCCGAACGCTGACCCCGCCTGA
- a CDS encoding dipeptidase, with translation MSSSRVTRRHFVQFASGIALSGCAGQGSDARAADRAPGSKAGGSLDDGIIFDGSGGIGRYEWNPPLTASEIQDGLRSGLTCVSITVDDVTNSEHAFDHTMEMISVRLREIAAHPESLMLVRNAADLRAAKATKRVGFIFAFQGATALGPALEHFDTMHGLGVRVMQLTYNTRNLLGDGCLEPGNAGLSTLGRRAVERMNASRVLVDVSHCGQRTTAEAIELSKQPVAITHTGCSAVVNHPRNKRDEELKRCADKGGVAGIYFMPFLRAQGQQMAADVIAHLEHAINVCGEEHVGIGSDGTVSTVDIKDPAYVAEFRKEVEERRKKGISAPGEAPDVFPLCPDLNTPQKFQILRDKLRARGHSQARLNKIMGGNFARLFADVCG, from the coding sequence ATGTCATCGAGTCGTGTGACCCGACGCCATTTCGTGCAGTTTGCATCCGGAATCGCGCTTTCCGGATGCGCAGGGCAGGGGAGCGATGCACGCGCCGCGGACCGAGCGCCCGGTTCGAAGGCGGGTGGCAGCTTGGACGACGGAATCATCTTCGATGGAAGTGGTGGCATCGGTCGATACGAATGGAACCCGCCGCTGACGGCCTCCGAGATTCAAGATGGACTGCGCTCGGGTCTGACGTGCGTGAGCATTACCGTCGACGATGTGACGAATAGCGAGCACGCCTTCGATCACACCATGGAAATGATCTCGGTGCGCCTTCGAGAGATTGCCGCCCATCCGGAGTCGCTCATGTTGGTGCGCAACGCGGCCGATTTGCGGGCGGCCAAGGCGACGAAGCGCGTCGGCTTCATTTTCGCATTCCAGGGCGCCACCGCGTTGGGGCCTGCGCTGGAGCACTTCGATACGATGCACGGCCTCGGCGTTCGCGTGATGCAGCTCACGTACAATACGCGCAATCTCCTCGGAGACGGCTGCCTCGAACCCGGCAATGCGGGGCTCAGCACGCTCGGGCGACGCGCCGTCGAGCGAATGAACGCGAGCCGAGTCCTCGTCGACGTGAGCCACTGCGGCCAGCGCACGACCGCCGAGGCCATCGAGCTCTCGAAGCAGCCGGTGGCCATCACCCATACGGGCTGCTCCGCCGTGGTCAATCATCCACGCAACAAGCGGGACGAAGAGCTCAAACGATGCGCCGACAAAGGCGGTGTCGCGGGAATCTATTTCATGCCGTTTCTGCGTGCGCAGGGACAACAAATGGCCGCCGACGTCATCGCGCACCTCGAGCACGCCATCAACGTATGCGGCGAAGAGCACGTCGGCATCGGCTCCGACGGCACGGTCTCCACGGTGGACATCAAAGATCCCGCCTACGTGGCGGAGTTTCGCAAAGAGGTCGAGGAGCGGCGAAAAAAGGGAATCTCGGCGCCCGGCGAAGCCCCCGACGTCTTTCCGCTGTGCCCTGATTTGAATACGCCGCAAAAGTTCCAAATCCTGCGCGACAAACTTCGCGCGCGCGGTCATAGCCAGGCGCGTCTGAACAAGATCATGGGCGGCAACTTCGCCCGCCTCTTTGCCGACGTGTGTGGGTAA
- a CDS encoding TetR family transcriptional regulator produces MASRSLKPTDERSRDRARTRAKIMEAAKVAFSKYGYGGANIRDIAAEAGITGALVVRYFGSKEKLFEEALADAFDLGQAFASTERRELGEAIVAHLFSEQQVVDLTAMMLLASVDPSANPVARRLAHARMLHPMMKLIGGKNAEQRAALILSLVTGVWFYRFMLPLRPLSGRSDASTKGRVAAQIQRIIDGAD; encoded by the coding sequence ATGGCGTCGCGATCCCTCAAACCAACGGACGAGCGATCGCGCGATCGCGCGCGTACGCGTGCGAAAATCATGGAGGCCGCAAAGGTCGCGTTCTCCAAATATGGATATGGCGGGGCCAACATTCGTGACATCGCCGCGGAGGCGGGTATCACCGGTGCGCTGGTGGTGCGCTACTTCGGGTCCAAGGAGAAGTTGTTCGAGGAGGCGCTTGCAGATGCCTTCGACCTCGGGCAGGCCTTTGCGAGCACGGAGCGACGGGAGCTCGGCGAGGCGATCGTCGCGCACTTGTTCTCGGAGCAGCAAGTCGTCGACCTGACGGCCATGATGCTGCTCGCGTCGGTGGACCCTTCGGCCAATCCCGTAGCCCGTCGCCTCGCGCACGCCCGCATGCTTCACCCGATGATGAAGTTGATCGGCGGAAAGAACGCCGAACAGCGCGCCGCATTGATTTTGTCCCTGGTCACCGGGGTGTGGTTCTACCGGTTCATGCTACCGCTACGACCACTTTCGGGACGCTCGGACGCGAGCACCAAGGGCCGCGTGGCAGCCCAGATCCAAAGGATCATCGATGGGGCGGATTGA